The Candidatus Sulfotelmatobacter sp. genomic sequence GAATTGGGCTAAGCCCGGCTTCCGCTGCCGGCACAATCTGGGGTACTGGCGCAACGCGCCGTACCTGGGGCTGGGCGTCGGCGCCGCGTCGTACTTGGACGGGGTGCGCGGCACGCACACTCGCGATCTGGAAGCGTATTGCGGCGCGGCGCTGGCGGGCGAGCCGATCCCGAGCGAAAGCGAGCGGCTGGCCCCCGACGCGCGGGCCGGCGAAGCAATCATGTTGGCTCTTCGGACTGCCGAAGGAGTCGAGCTGGGACCGTTCCGCGAACGGTATGGGGTCGATGTGTTGGAGCGCTATCGTGGAGTCGTCGACGACCTGGTCGCCGCGGGCGTCTTGGACGCCGGGCCGGAACGGGTCCGTTTGACCCCGCGCGGTCGCTTCGTGGCGAACGACGTCTGTGGCGCGTTCCTCGCCGGCTGAGCCGGGCCGCGGTCCGATGACCGCCGTCCTGCGCCTGCTCTTCGCCGTCATCTTCGGGGTGACGGGCTTCTTGCTCGGCCAAGAGGCGTATCTGCACACGATCTCGCTGCACGTCGCCAGCCAGTTCTGGCAGATCGTGCTGCTGGTGACGGCGCCGGTCGTCGGCGCGGTGCTCGGCGTGCTGCTGGTGCCGGCGGCGCAACGCTTCTTCGAGACCGAGCTGGTCGTCGTCGAGCGCGCGATCGATCGCCTCGCACCGGGCGAGCTGGTCGGCGGCGCGATCGGCCTGGTCACCGGCCTGGTCGTCGCCTTTCTGGTCAAGAGCGTGCTGTTCGAGTTCGTCGCCTTCGCCGGACCGACCGGCGGCGCGATCGCGATCGCGCTGTACCTGGTGCTGAGCTTGTTCGCCGCGTTCTTGGGCGCGCGCGTGGGCGCCAAGCAGCGCGTCTCGCTGGGCCGGCTGGCACCCTCCGGCAACGCCGCCGCCGGCGGCGAGCCGAAGATCCTCGACACGTCGGTCATCATCGACGGGCGCGTGCTCGACATCGTGCGCAGCGGTTTCCTCGAAGGCGCGCTGCTGCTGCCGCGCTTCGTGCTGCGCGAGCTGCAGCTGATCGCCGACAGCAGCGATCCGCTGCGCCGCGTGCGCGGTCGCCGCGGGCTCGAGCTGCTGGCGCGGCTGCAGGAGACGACGCCGATCGAGATCGTCGAACGCGATCCCGACGACGTGCCCGAAGTCGACGCGAAGCTGGTGCGCTTGGCGCAAGAGCGCGGCGCCAAGCTGGTCACCAACGACTACAACTTGAATCGGGTGGCGCTGGTCGAGGGCGTCTCGGTGCTCAACATCAACGAGCTGGCCAACGCGCTCAAGCCGGTGCTGCTGCCGGGCGACGAGCTGCGCGTCGCGGTCATCCGCGAGGGCCGCGAGACCCACCAAGGCGTCGGCTACCTGGACGACGGCACGATGATCGTCGTCGAGAACGGCCGCCGCCTGATCGGCGAGACGGTCGCCGTCTCCGTCACCAGCGCCCTGCAAACCAACGCCGGCCGCATGATCTTCGCGAGGCCGAAGCAAAAAGCGTGACCCCATGATCTGGGGGGCAGTTATCGTGGCCGCGGGGCGCGGCACCCGCTTCGGCAGGCCCAAGCAGCTGATCGACGTGGCCGGGAAGCCGATGATCGCGTGGTCGGTGGAAACCTTCGCGTCGATGCCGGAGATCGCCGAGCTGGTGATCGTCACCGAGCCGGAGTTCGTCGAGCGGATCGAAGCGGTCGCGCACCCGCTGGTGCGGCACGCGATCGTGCAGGTGGTGCGCGGCGGCGCCGAGCGGCAGGACAGCGTGCGTCACGGGATCGCCGCGCTCACCAACGAGGTCGCCGGCATCCTGGTGCACGACGGCGCACGCCCGCTGGTCCACGCCGCCGACGTCCGGGCCGGGATGCGGCCGGTGCGGCCCGGGACCGCCTCGCTGCTGGCCACGCCGGTCGTCGACACCGTCAAGGTCGTCGACGCGGACGGCAAGGTCAGCCGCACGCTCGATCGCGCGACGCTGTGGGCCGCGCAGACGCCGCAGTTCGCGACCGCGCGCGACCTGCGCCGCGCGCACGCCGACGCGGTGCGCAACAACCTGCCGGCGGCGACCGACGACGCCGCGCTCTGCGAACGCGCCGGCTTGGACGTCGTGGTGGTCGCGGGATCGGCCGACAACTTCAAGGTCACGCTGCCGGGCGATCACGCGCGCGCCGAGGCGCTGCTGCGCGATCGGCTGCCCAACGGCGGCGCCGACGAGGAGATCCTGGTGGTCGAATGCTACGTCGCGCCGCGTGCGGTCGACGACGTGCTCGGCGAGCTGGAAGGCCGCGCGGCGCGGCTCGACGAGATCGACCGCGAGCTGCCCGGCGCGGTCGTCATCCGCGCGTACGCGCCGAGCGCGTCGCTGCGCGGGTTCGGCGCGCGGCTGCACGCGCTGGCCGGCGAGGACGCGCTCTACACGACGCACCTCTCGCATCTCGCCGCGCGCGGCACGACGCCGCCGAACGGGTACTGATGCATCCCGCCCACGCGCGCGTCGGTCACGGCTTCGACGCGCACCGTTTGGTCGAAGGCCGCCCGTTCATTCTGGGCGGCGTGCGCATCCCGTTCGAGAAAGGGCCGCTGGGCCACAGCGACGCCGACGTGCTCGCGCACGCGATCAGCGACGCGCTGCTCGGTGCCTGCGCGCTGGGCGACTTGGGCGCCCACTTCCCGGATACCGATCCGCAGTGGGAGGGCGCCGACTCACTGCGGCTGTTGGCGGCGTGTCACGAGCTGGCCGTGCGTCACGGCTGGACCATCGCCAACGTCGACGCGACCGTCGTGGTGCAGCTGCCGAAGCTGGCGCCGCACGTGCCGGCCATTCGCGACGCACTCGCGGACGCGCTGGGCCTGGAAGTCGAGCGCGTCAGCGTGAAGGCGAAGACCAGCGAGGGGATGGGCTATACGGGAGACGGGACCGGGATCGCCGCTTATGCGGTCGTCCTGGTCGAGACCTTGGCGCGATGACCGCGCGATCAGAGGGCTTTCACGTGCCGCTCCTCATGGTTCCCGGTTGGACGCCGCACCCGCTCGAGACGTCGCCGGCGTAGCGCGAGCTCGTCGGCCGGCGGTCGCGAGGCGACGGCGCCGGTCAGGGCTTCGAGCTCGGCCAGGAAACGAAGCGCGCCTGCGATGCGCTGCGGATCCGACGACGGGTTCATGGCCAAAGGCTACCGGAAGCCGGCCGCTGCCTCTATCCGGGGCGGTACGGAGCTTCGCGGCGGACCGTACGCAGTTTGGTCCCCGTAGCGGGGTTACGACCCGGCGCTCGGGACCAGCAGGCTGCTCAGCTCGCGCCGGTTGCTCACCCCGAGCTTGCGGTAGACCGAGGCCACGTGGGTCTCGACGGTGCGCTCGGAGATCACCAGCTGATCGGCGATCTCACGGGCGGTCCGGCCCGCCGCCAGCAGCGAGGCGATCTCGCGTTCGCGCGCGGTCAGGGTCGCGTCGCCGCGCTGGCGCGTGCCGACCGCACCACTGAGCCGCTTGATCTCGGCGTGCGCGCCGATGCGGCGGAAGGCGGCGAGCGCCTCGGCGGTGCGGCCGGCGGCTTCGAGCGCGTAGGCCTCGTCGATCACCCACCCGACCGACCGAAAGGCCGCGGCGGCCAGCTCGGCCAGCCGCACGGCGTCCTCGCGTCGCCGCGCGCGCAGCGCCATGCGCGACTCGGCCAGCGCGAGCGCGCCGCGCGCGGCGATCGCCTCGGGCGGCTCGGCGGCGGCGGCGATCAGTTGATAGGCGCGCTCGCGGACGAGCCGCTCGCCGTAGCGGGTCGCCATGTCGATGATCCAGTACGGCGGCTCGACCCGGTCGAGGACGGCCACCACGCGGCCGATCACGTGGCTCGCTTCGGCGACGTCACCGTCGAGCGCCAGCGCGTAGGCGAGCGCTGCCGCCGCCGGCGCGGCGGATTCCAGATCGTCGTCGCGCATGGCGACGTCGAGGTCCTCGCGCACGCTCGTGCGCAGCACCCGTTCCGGTTCGCCGCTCAGGACGGCGCAGCGGTAGCCGAGCGCGCGGCCCCAGCGCCGCGAGCGCGCGACGCCGTTTTCGATCCGGCTCGCCCGCGCCCACCACTGGCGCGCTTCGTCCAGGTCGCCGGCCAGCAGCGCGGTCAAGCTCAAGTTCTGCCCGAGGATGACGATGTTGCTGCGGTCGTTGTCGGTCTCGGCCGCGACCGCGCCGTCGCGAAAGATCGCGCGGGCCGTGTCGAGGTGGCCGTAGGCGAGCTCGAACAGCCCGTAGTTGCCCAGCGTGCGTCCGTGCAAGTCGGTGTCGCCGATGGCGCGCGCCTGTTCGAGCGCCTGCAGGAAGTAGCGCCGCGCCTGCGCGGGTTGCCGCAGCGAGGAGTGCGTGTACGCCAGCGTCCCGAGGTAGCGGCCCTGCACGTGCCGGTCGGGATTGGCGCCCAGCTCGGCCGCGCGTTCGAGACGCTCGAGCGCCTCGTCGACGCGCCCGGTCCCGACCAGCAGCCCGGCGACCATGACGTCGGCTTCGAAGCGCAGGTCGACGTCGCCGTCTTCCGCGCTCGCGACCTGCAGCGCGCCGGTGAGCCCGTCGTGGTAGTGGCCGAGCTCGACCAAGATGCGCGCCTGCCGCAAGCGCAAGCGCCACGTCCGCCGCAGCTCGCCGGCGCGCTCGTACTCGTCGGCCGCGGACGCGTACCATTCGGCGGAGCGTTCCGTCTCGCCGAGCGCGTAGAGCGCCGCCGCGGTCCGTTCGGCCAGCGACGCGCGCAGCGCGGGATCGTCGGCGACCTTGAACGCGCGCTCGAAGTGGACGATCGCGTCGGCGTACGAGTGAACGGACGCCGCCGCGGCGCCGGCGCGCTCGTTCCACAGCGCGGCCGACGGATTGCCCGCGCGCCAGAAGTGCTCGGCCGCGGCGGCGATGTCGACTGGTTCGAAACGCACCAGCTTCTCGGCGACCTGCCCGTGCAGGATGCGCGCTTCGGCGCGCAGCAGCTCGGCGTAGACGGCCTCGCGCGTGAGCGCGTGACGGAAGGCGAAGCGGTCGCCCTCCTCGTCGTCCTCTTCGATGACGAGCTGCAGGTCGCGCGCGCGGCGCAGCGCGCCGAAGACGGTGGCGGGCGGCATCTCGAGCAGCGCGATCAAGAAGCGCGCGCCGAAACGGCGCCCGATGACGGCCGCGTACAAGAGCACGTTACGGTCGTCGTCGGAGAGTCCCGCGAAGCGCTCGCGCACGCTGGCGAGGATGTTGGCCGGCACGGTCGGCTCGGCCGAGCTGTTGCGCGCGAGCCGCTCGAGCACGCCGCGCAGCAGCTCTTCGGCGAAGAACGGGCGCCCTTCGGAGAGCTCGACCAGACGCGCGATCGTCTCGGCCGGCACGCGCGCGCGCTCGTCGCCCAGCGCGCTGTCGATGATCCCTTCGATGACGGCGTCGGGCAACGGCTCGAGCACGACGACGTCGCCGGCTTCCCGTTCCAGGGCGGCCAGTGCCGCGATCCGCGCCGCGTCGACGTCGAGGACGTCGTTGCGGTAGACCGCGGCGAACAGCACGGGCACGCTCGCCAGACGCGTGACCAGGAAGCGCAGCAGCTCGATCGTCCCGCTGTCCGCCCAGTGCAGGTCGTCGACGACGACGACGATCGGCCCGTCGGCGCGCGCCGCCGCCGCGACCGCCTCGGCGACCGCTTCGAAGTGCTTCGCTTTGCTGACCGCGCTGAACGCTTCGGCGTCGATGGTGACGCCGAGCGGGCGCAGCGCGTCGGCGAGCGCGAGATACGGTGCGTTCGCGAATTCGCTGGCGCGACCGATACCGATACGCGCGCCGGCGCGTTCGGCGGCGGTCGCGAGCTCGTCGACCAGTCGCGTCTTGCCGATTCCGGCATGTCCGCGAACGACGACGCCGGCGCTGCGGAAAGAACGCGACCGCAG encodes the following:
- a CDS encoding PIN domain-containing protein → MTAVLRLLFAVIFGVTGFLLGQEAYLHTISLHVASQFWQIVLLVTAPVVGAVLGVLLVPAAQRFFETELVVVERAIDRLAPGELVGGAIGLVTGLVVAFLVKSVLFEFVAFAGPTGGAIAIALYLVLSLFAAFLGARVGAKQRVSLGRLAPSGNAAAGGEPKILDTSVIIDGRVLDIVRSGFLEGALLLPRFVLRELQLIADSSDPLRRVRGRRGLELLARLQETTPIEIVERDPDDVPEVDAKLVRLAQERGAKLVTNDYNLNRVALVEGVSVLNINELANALKPVLLPGDELRVAVIREGRETHQGVGYLDDGTMIVVENGRRLIGETVAVSVTSALQTNAGRMIFARPKQKA
- the ispF gene encoding 2-C-methyl-D-erythritol 2,4-cyclodiphosphate synthase; this translates as MHPAHARVGHGFDAHRLVEGRPFILGGVRIPFEKGPLGHSDADVLAHAISDALLGACALGDLGAHFPDTDPQWEGADSLRLLAACHELAVRHGWTIANVDATVVVQLPKLAPHVPAIRDALADALGLEVERVSVKAKTSEGMGYTGDGTGIAAYAVVLVETLAR
- a CDS encoding AAA family ATPase — translated: MITSGTLSREFLGRSAELEHLLDRALRSRSFRSAGVVVRGHAGIGKTRLVDELATAAERAGARIGIGRASEFANAPYLALADALRPLGVTIDAEAFSAVSKAKHFEAVAEAVAAAARADGPIVVVVDDLHWADSGTIELLRFLVTRLASVPVLFAAVYRNDVLDVDAARIAALAALEREAGDVVVLEPLPDAVIEGIIDSALGDERARVPAETIARLVELSEGRPFFAEELLRGVLERLARNSSAEPTVPANILASVRERFAGLSDDDRNVLLYAAVIGRRFGARFLIALLEMPPATVFGALRRARDLQLVIEEDDEEGDRFAFRHALTREAVYAELLRAEARILHGQVAEKLVRFEPVDIAAAAEHFWRAGNPSAALWNERAGAAAASVHSYADAIVHFERAFKVADDPALRASLAERTAAALYALGETERSAEWYASAADEYERAGELRRTWRLRLRQARILVELGHYHDGLTGALQVASAEDGDVDLRFEADVMVAGLLVGTGRVDEALERLERAAELGANPDRHVQGRYLGTLAYTHSSLRQPAQARRYFLQALEQARAIGDTDLHGRTLGNYGLFELAYGHLDTARAIFRDGAVAAETDNDRSNIVILGQNLSLTALLAGDLDEARQWWARASRIENGVARSRRWGRALGYRCAVLSGEPERVLRTSVREDLDVAMRDDDLESAAPAAAALAYALALDGDVAEASHVIGRVVAVLDRVEPPYWIIDMATRYGERLVRERAYQLIAAAAEPPEAIAARGALALAESRMALRARRREDAVRLAELAAAAFRSVGWVIDEAYALEAAGRTAEALAAFRRIGAHAEIKRLSGAVGTRQRGDATLTAREREIASLLAAGRTAREIADQLVISERTVETHVASVYRKLGVSNRRELSSLLVPSAGS
- the ispD gene encoding 2-C-methyl-D-erythritol 4-phosphate cytidylyltransferase, whose translation is MIWGAVIVAAGRGTRFGRPKQLIDVAGKPMIAWSVETFASMPEIAELVIVTEPEFVERIEAVAHPLVRHAIVQVVRGGAERQDSVRHGIAALTNEVAGILVHDGARPLVHAADVRAGMRPVRPGTASLLATPVVDTVKVVDADGKVSRTLDRATLWAAQTPQFATARDLRRAHADAVRNNLPAATDDAALCERAGLDVVVVAGSADNFKVTLPGDHARAEALLRDRLPNGGADEEILVVECYVAPRAVDDVLGELEGRAARLDEIDRELPGAVVIRAYAPSASLRGFGARLHALAGEDALYTTHLSHLAARGTTPPNGY